A window of the Eremothecium cymbalariae DBVPG#7215 chromosome 5, complete sequence genome harbors these coding sequences:
- the MTM1 gene encoding Mtm1p (similar to Ashbya gossypii AFR131C) produces the protein MSSDSYVRLKEKMISASAGSLATSLFLTPMDVVRVRLQQQEMLPECSCVGVEGSKVNLSSESVNVGKLFWQDACFQDIQCKNTSLRFNNTWEALLKISKVEGLKTLWTGISLTLLMAIPANVVYYSGYETLRDNSPLSQSFPNLNPLVCGAISRIVAATSVAPLELARTRLQSIPRTSKDVSTLKVVKDLVKEFKKEVSVLGLRALFRGLELTLWRDVPFSAIYWGSYEFYKSSNFQKHMMMNSESTWDYFLTSLLGGAISGAIAALVTHPFDLGKTRMQIAIVNSSSRNANTSSYNKPSSGFSSPQHSMFGFLNHIRKTEGVKALYTGLLPRMMKIAPSCAIMISTYEVSKKFFSS, from the coding sequence ATGTCAAGTGATAGTTATGTGAGgttgaaggagaagatGATCAGTGCATCAGCCGGTTCATTGGCTACATCGTTATTTCTCACGCCTATGGATGTGGTAAGGGTGCGATTGCAACAGCAGGAAATGCTTCCTGAGTGTTCGTGTGTTGGTGTTGAAGGTAGTAAAGTAAATTTATCGTCCGAGTCTGTGAATGTGGGCAAGTTATTTTGGCAAGATGCATGTTTCCAGGACATACAATGTAAAAATACAAGTTTAAGGTTTAATAATACATGGGAAGCATTGCTGAAGATATCGAAAGTGGAAGGGCTGAAAACGCTTTGGACGGGGATTTCTCTTACGTTGCTCATGGCTATTCCTGCTAATGTGGTTTACTACTCTGGGTATGAGACACTAAGGGACAATTCGCCTCTCAGCCAAAGTTTTCCTAACTTAAACCCGTTAGTTTGTGGTGCTATAAGTAGGATTGTAGCAGCTACTTCTGTTGCACCATTAGAACTAGCTAGGACAAGGTTGCAAAGCATCCCACGAACGTCGAAGGATGTCAGTACCTTGAAGGTGGTGAAAGACCTTGTCAAGgagtttaaaaaagaggTGTCCGTATTAGGTTTGCGGGCTTTATTCAGAGGGTTGGAATTAACTCTATGGAGAGATGTTCCCTTCAGTGCTATCTATTGGGGATCGTATGAATTTTACAAGAGCTctaattttcaaaagcatatgatgatgaattcaGAGTCTACGTGGGATTATTTCCTCACTAGTCTTTTAGGTGGCGCTATCAGTGGCGCTATTGCTGCTTTGGTAACTCATCCGTTTGATTTAGGTAAAACCAGAATGCAAATAGCCATTGTAAACTCCAGCAGTCGTAATGCGAACACATCTTCATACAATAAACCTTCCAGCGGTTTTTCTTCGCCTCAACACAGTATGTTTGGTTTCCTAAACCACATTAGAAAGACAGAAGGGGTTAAGGCGCTGTACACTGGGCTTTTGCCCagaatgatgaaaattGCACCAAGTTGTGCAATCATGATATCCACTTATGAAGTGtcaaagaaattttttagttcttga
- a CDS encoding uncharacterized protein (similar to Ashbya gossypii AFR129W): MGQNLILNAADHGFTVVAYNRTVSKVDQFLANEAKGKSIIGAHSVQELCANLKRPRRVILLVKAGAAVDSFIEQLLPFMEQGDIIIDGGNSHFPDSNRRYEELKQKGIHFVGSGVSGGEEGARYGPSLMPGGAEEAWPHIKEIFQSIAAKSDGEPCCDWVGPAGAGHYVKMVHNGIEYGDMQLICEAYDLMKRVGGFNNKEIGQVFSKWNNGILDSFLIEITRDILLYEDVDGTSLVEKILDSAGQKGTGKWTAINALDLGMPVTLIGEAVFARCLSSLKDERIRASQLLPGPEVPKDAVVDKEQFIDDLEQALYASKIISYAQGFMLMREAGKTYGWKLNNPAIALMWRGGCIIRSVFLGEITKAYRENPELENLLFNNFFSSAVAKAQTGWRKSIGLAATYGIPTPAFSTALAFYDSYRSERLPANLLQAQRDYFGAHTFRVLPEAASDNLPAGKDIHVNWTGKGGNVSASTYDA; encoded by the coding sequence ATGGGCCAGAACTTGATTTTGAACGCTGCTGATCATGGTTTTACTGTAGTTGCGTACAATAGGACCGTTTCTAAGGTGGATCAGTTTTTGGCAAATGAAGCCAAAGGCAAATCCATTATTGGTGCTCATTCTGTACAGGAGCTATGTGCCAATTTAAAGAGACCAAGAAGAGTTATTTTGTTGGTCAAGGCAGGAGCTGCTGTGGATAGTTTTATTGAGCAGTTATTGCCATTTATGGAACAGGGTGACATCATTATTGATGGTGGTAATTCACACTTCCCAGACTCCAACAGACGTTATGAGGAGTTGAAGCAGAAGGGTATTCATTTTGTCGGTTCTGGTGTGTCTGGTGGTGAAGAGGGTGCTCGTTACGGTCCTTCCTTGATGCCAGGTGGTGCTGAGGAGGCTTGGCCACACATAAAGGAAATTTTCCAGTCTATTGCAGCAAAGTCTGATGGTGAGCCATGTTGTGACTGGGTTGGTCCTGCCGGTGCTGGACACTATGTTAAGATGGTGCACAATGGTATTGAATATGGTGATATGCAGTTGATTTGTGAGGCTTACGACCTCATGAAACGTGTTGGTGGgttcaacaacaaagagATTGGCCAAGTGTTTTCCAAGTGGAATAACGGCATCTTGGACTCCTTTTTGATTGAAATTACCAGAgatattttgttatatgaagatgttgatggTACTTCCTTGGTCGAGAAGATTTTAGATTCTGCTGGTCAAAAGGGGACTGGCAAGTGGACAGCCATTAACGCTTTGGATTTAGGCATGCCGGTCACCTTGATTGGTGAAGCGGTTTTTGCTCGTTGTTTGTCTTCCTTGAAGGACGAAAGAATCAGAGCTTCTCAGCTGTTGCCAGGTCCAGAAGTTCCAAAGGATGCTGTTGTAGACAAAGAACAATTCATTGATGATCTAGAGCAGGCTTTGTACGCCTCCAAGATTATATCGTATGCTCAAGGCTTCATGTTGATGAGAGAAGCTGGGAAGACGTATGGCTGGAAGTTGAATAACCCTGCTATCGCCTTGATGTGGAGAGGGGGTTGTATCATCAGATCCGTGTTTTTGGGGGAGATAACCAAGGCATACAGAGAAAACCCTGAATTAGAAAACTTGTTGTttaacaacttcttctctAGTGCTGTAGCTAAAGCCCAAACAGGCTGGAGAAAGTCGATTGGATTGGCCGCTACTTACGGTATTCCAACTCCGGCATTTTCCACCGCGTTGGCCTTCTATGACAGTTACAGATCCGAAAGATTGCCAGCCAACTTGCTTCAAGCTCAACGTGACTACTTTGGTGCACACACTTTCAGAGTTTTACCAGAAGCTGCTTCTGATAACTTGCCAGCCGGCAAAGATATTCACGTCAACTGGACCGGAAAGGGTGGTAATGTTTCCGCCTCTACCTATGATGCTTAA
- the RGD3 gene encoding Rgd3p (similar to Ashbya gossypii AFR128W), producing the protein MEAKVELTNTFWSEDYITGIDCLLRVIQSDIAELSRFADLYDRHNENWLYAIKQLNTLTLSLSTSNDGSLRNKSSEKGTDLASMVYRNHLYLLERLTDKLRGSTLSEVEDPIKNLLFSYKEFQSDVEDSLKADHTKFRKQIDNIRYLHSQIKNKALSILDSNANDDAASLSEATDSERSLPPSIRKLLNFESEREWYEFLIELKKEVPVSKRKWAIPALPNEYFSSEALFETLKRQHPKMDSSLYNLEQIGQNLMDLGVLRSYNDVLHRPGSKFASQGYYCWVMDMAPPAGKLLQGIWKRVSSSSSINNEDNSYTALELSQLNDQFVKQWLILESHRLKLELDLSHFMKQYAKLSKNKFKTIKEVDFNMIEMFNKNWDIQGKLCEEDFENLWYESYTNNHGTIGFYTPPGLRFEMYNMQGVLASQPWIFGTPLNEMSLCTEDKPIILEKLLTMARQFDPDTVAKEWAAPLDLVNICNMKKDCLNEYLHNCDHDIVMNKFGSKWADCANIIQLLRAWLLELPDSIIPVIRYHNLRNNDHDWLNNSPAVHLLSLAAIASHFRWLGKDNLDALFDTNPTSRFPNVQEFPISHHFIRSRVREPLHCSIFNEILHNCFLDPEFPAKCAGAVTATSSPRSGRPRTHLLTVTTDVHEFVPRPFKTSSCEPSPTRAKRLTGLTILPHTNPN; encoded by the coding sequence ATGGAGGCTAAGGTCGAATTAACGAATACTTTTTGGTCAGAGGACTATATTACTGGTATTGACTGTCTGTTACGTGTTATACAAAGTGATATAGCTGAACTATCACGATTTGCGGATCTGTATGATAGACATAATGAGAATTGGTTGTATGCTATCAAGCAGCTCAACACGCTGACGCTATCTTTGTCAACGTCGAATGATGGTAGTTTGCGAAATAAAAGTAGCGAAAAGGGTACAGATCTGGCTTCAATGGTGTATAGAAACCACTTGTATCTTTTGGAGAGGCTTACTGACAAACTAAGAGGTTCTACGTTGTCAGAGGTGGAAGATCCGATCAAAAATCTCCTGTTTAGCTATAAAGAGTTCCAGTCGGATGTGGAAGACTCTCTAAAGGCAGATCACACGAAGTTTAGAAAGCAGATTGATAATATTCGATATTTGCATTCTCAAATAAAGAACAAAGCGCTCTCTATATTAGATAGTAATGCCAATGATGATGCCGCTTCTTTATCGGAGGCCACTGATAGTGAAAGATCACTCCCACCGAGCATTCGAAAATTGCTGAACTTTGAGAGCGAAAGGGAGTGGTATGAGTTTTTGATAGAATTAAAGAAAGAGGTACCTGtcagcaaaagaaaatgggCGATTCCAGCTTTGCCAAATGAGTATTTTAGCAGCGAGGCTCTATTTGAAACGCTGAAGCGTCAGCATCCCAAAATGGACAGCTCTTTATATAACCTAGAGCAGATTGGGCAGAACCTAATGGACCTTGGGGTACTGAGGTCGTATAACGACGTTTTACACCGCCCTGGAAGCAAATTCGCTAGTCAAGGTTACTACTGTTGGGTCATGGATATGGCACCACCGGCAGGGAAACTTTTACAAGGTATTTGGAAACGTGTAAGCTCGAGCAGCTCAATTAACAACGAAGATAATAGCTACACCGCACTAGAACTTTCGCAGCTGAATGACCAATTTGTAAAGCAGTGGTTGATACTTGAGAGTCACAGACTCAAGTTAGAATTAGATCTTTCCCATTTTATGAAACAATATGCTAAATTAAGTAAGAACAAGTTTAAGACGATCAAGGAGGTCGATTTCAACATGATAGAAATgtttaacaaaaattgGGACATCCAAGGAAAGTTATGCgaggaagattttgaaaatctcTGGTACGAATCATACACTAATAATCACGGAACAATAGGATTTTATACACCTCCTGGCCTTCGATTCGAAATGTACAACATGCAAGGTGTATTGGCTTCACAACCTTGGATATTTGGGACACCGTTAAATGAAATGTCTCTTTGCACCGAAGATAAGCCGattattttagaaaaacTGTTGACGATGGCACGTCAGTTCGATCCCGACACAGTTGCTAAAGAATGGGCAGCTCCTTTGGACCTAGTGAATATTTGCAATATGAAAAAGGACTGTCTCAATGAGTATTTACACAATTGCGACCACGATATCGTCATGAACAAATTTGGTAGTAAATGGGCCGATTGCGCTAACATCATTCAATTGCTGAGGGCCTGGCTATTAGAACTGCCAGATAGCATTATCCCTGTAATCCGTTACCACAACCTTAGAAACAACGATCATGACTGGTTGAACAATAGCCCCGCTGTCCACCTTCTGTCGCTTGCAGCCATCGCTTCACATTTCCGCTGGTTAGGGAAAGACAATCTTGACGCTCTCTTTGACACAAATCCAACATCCAGATTCCCTAACGTGCAGGAATTCCCCATCTCCCACCATTTTATAAGGTCCCGCGTTCGTGAGCCTTTGCATTGCTCTATTTTCAATGAGATCCTACACAATTGTTTCCTGGATCCAGAATTTCCCGCTAAATGTGCTGGTGCAGTTACCGCAACTTCAAGTCCTAGATCTGGCCGTCCACGAACACACCTTCTGACTGTTACAACCGATGTGCATGAATTTGTCCCAAGACCATTCAAAACCAGCAGCTGCGAACCCTCTCCAACCCGCGCCAAAAGACTCACCGGCCTTACTATACTCCCCCATACTAACCCTAACTAA
- the NHP2 gene encoding snoRNA-binding protein NHP2 (similar to Ashbya gossypii ABL115W): protein MAKEKSSKEKSSTSEDNYDARLPAVLAFAKPLASKKLNKKVLKTVKKASKAKNVKRGVKEVVKALRKGEKGLVVIAGDISPADVISHLPVLCEDQSVPYIFVPSKQDLGTAGATKRPTSVVFIVPGSNKKKEAKGKEAEYKESFDEVVKEINSL, encoded by the coding sequence ATGGCTAAAGAAAAGTCTTCTAAAGAAAAGTCAAGTACTTCTGAGGATAACTATGACGCAAGGCTGCCCGCTGTGTTAGCATTCGCTAAGCCATTAGCGTCTAAgaaattaaacaaaaaagttttgaagacaGTTAAAAAGGCTTCGAAGGCAAAGAATGTCAAGAGGGGTGTCAAGGAGGTTGTTAAAGCGTTAAGGAAGGGCGAGAAGGGTTTAGTTGTCATTGCAGGTGATATTTCGCCTGCTGACGTTATTTCTCATTTACCAGTGCTGTGTGAAGACCAATCTgttccatatatatttgttcCCTCAAAACAAGACCTAGGCACTGCTGGTGCTACAAAGAGGCCTACTTCGGTTGTGTTCATTGTTCCAGGTTccaacaagaagaaggaagcCAAGGGTAAAGAAGCGGAGTACAAGGAATCTTTTGACGAGGTCGTTAAGGAAATCAACTCCTTGTAA
- the PFS1 gene encoding Pfs1p (similar to Ashbya gossypii AFR132C), producing the protein MSTSFATDIRNMIQKIKYHSSFFYQMHQYRKTKPLVPNIDVMNFDHDRRSSMIVGGGRKKYDTTRKDNAFGKKRVPESITETPLQQLSNVDEPSSSFIMHPIQNNKEQLLDNPTVFHGSPQFFPDLNYLSPWHSYFNGVGTPIPINSSMIGNPNLSNVPMTKTYDPFDVPQSSFPAYFNPRAALNMPHREKVNQWIENVPIHIVNEEYLTHDCYSIDEYMNWEEDEFDMSLFQRGEKTQINMATVDELLQFQLKRITSMVLRLYEESPEVPLDNSDATSY; encoded by the coding sequence ATGTCAACCTCTTTTGCAACTGACATCCGTAACatgatacaaaaaataaaatatcataGCAGCTTCTTCTACCAAATGCATCAATATAGGAAGACCAAACCTTTAGTCCCAAATATAGACGTAATGAATTTTGACCATGATAGAAGATCGTCTATGATAGTTGGTGGTggaagaaagaaatatgaTACTACAAGAAAGGATAATGCGTTTGGTAAGAAAAGAGTTCCTGAGTCTATCACAGAAACCCCACTACAACAACTAAGTAACGTGGATGAACCCTCGTCTAGCTTCATCATGCATCCTATCCAGAATAATAAGGAACAGCTTTTAGATAATCCCACTGTTTTCCATGGCAGCCCGCAGTTTTTCCCAGATCTGAACTATTTATCACCATGGCACAGTTACTTCAACGGTGTCGGAACACCAATACCAATTAACAGTTCCATGATTGGGAACCCAAACTTATCCAACGTGCCCATGACCAAGACCTATGACCCCTTCGATGTGCCACAGTCCAGTTTCCCTGCTTACTTTAACCCCAGAGCCGCTCTGAACATGCCACATAGAGAAAAAGTAAACCAGTGGATAGAAAACGTCCCAATCCACATAGTCAACGAGGAATACCTGACACACGACTGCTACAGTATCGATGAATATATGAATTGGGAAGAAGACGAATTCGATATGTCCTTGTTCCAGAGAGGAGAAAAGACTCAAATTAATATGGCTACTGTAGATGAGTTGTTGCAATTTCAACTGAAAAGGATTACATCTATGGTTTTAAGACTCTATGAAGAAAGCCCAGAAGTCCCATTAGACAACTCTGATGCAACATCATACTGA
- the SVP26 gene encoding Svp26p (similar to Ashbya gossypii AFR127W), with amino-acid sequence MFLQILAVLGAISGFVFITLSIASGLYYLSELVEEYSEPTRRLLSRAIYSLVGVYILLWIFDGFPFMLTCFSIGSYVVYYQNLRRFPFVSLTSPTFVCSCVLVFMNHYFWLRYFNNTDISLQSRVDPNYVPKRRATFVEVTSFFGICIWFIPFALFVSLSAGDNMLPMTMGKKDDDSAVGRRASSLLKVAIDAVREYFQSVARLLGIRGLRQQDGLVL; translated from the coding sequence ATGTTCCTTCAGATTCTCGCTGTTCTGGGCGCAATATCAGGATTTGTGTTTATAACTTTATCGATTGCATCAGGACTATATTATTTAAGCGAGTTAGTTGAGGAATACTCCGAACCTACAAGGAGATTGTTAAGTCGTGCAATATATTCACTGGTAggggtatatatattgctTTGGATCTTCGATGGATTTCCGTTTATGTTGACTTGTTTTTCGATTGGATCTTATGTGGTATACTATCAGAATTTGAGGAGGTTTCCATTTGTATCGTTAACGAGCCCGACCTTTGTATGCAGTTGTGTGCTTGTATTTATGAATCATTATTTCTGGCTCAGgtattttaataatactGACATTTCACTGCAGTCCAGGGTGGATCCGAATTATGTTCCCAAGAGGCGTGCTACTTTCGTTGAAGTTACTTCATTTTTTGGGATTTGTATCTGGTTTATTCCATTTGCGTTGTTTGTATCTTTATCCGCAGGTGATAATATGCTTCCTATGACAATGGGCAAAAAGGACGACGATAGTGCTGTGGGCAGGAGGGCCAGCAGTTTACTCAAAGTTGCGATTGATGCTGTGAGGGAGTATTTCCAGAGTGTTGCAAGGCTTCTGGGGATACGAGGGCTGCGTCAACAAGATGGTTTGGTGTTGTAG
- the RAD2 gene encoding ssDNA endodeoxyribonuclease RAD2 (similar to Ashbya gossypii AFR133C): MGVHSLWDIVGPTTKPVRLESLSNKRMAVDASIWIYQFLKATPDNGSHKLKNAHILGFFRRICKVLYFGMKPVFVFDGGAPPLKRETIRQRREARQGKRADAAVTAQKLLALQIYKQQDEKTTGSPKKNHVGGVLFRPADEYELPQIPGFVYDEKDTRISAAEDIKTVMDHSDELDGIDLTSINPASKEFDELPKSTQYLVLSVLRLRSRLRMGYTKEQLEELFPNSMDFSKFQIDMVKKRNFFTQKLMNITGINDGGSLETNEVISRISGQRDTEYKLIKTETGWAMSLGPQDGSEVSKAIIIDDQNVTPSRRGIAKEQQDDNNESEESIEWEDINVNIGKKKEQLDYSMKASILPPLLQENSAVGSQSFLDKRGNLTTPSKQSKRNPVRYTESSDEDSDEEYIKQIEEMEAIEAMQRSQALRNTNLQRKSISEIGDKNIQERDISNDTHYQEIQIAAGKTSNTTKFQSESKIIDKLYHVNEENEASHQQPPASKISQQVVGNLTSGSKKERDELSEISGLHLDGNSFLFDVDEPELPSRKEGSKNTKKTVETPLWFQSHNDPSSNNHYLKDSFVKDKVANPSAITEDEKFRLYTGHRARELIEEVTNPVDLEIEEVDVSEPEILKELPVADTDQRKGDVDDPNKSMDQTLLPKTGTNIHEPFLDYYFSEEEEEELAKQLVSEQEGYNNFKKTLNPDIVSNAFIEDELYKQYQKDMSAADEVTVEMVTQIQELLTRFGIPYVTAPMEAEAQCAELLKLKLVDGIITDDSDIFLFGGSNVYKNMFYEKAFVEYYSSDSISLNLGLNRDMLISLAELLGSDYTTGVKGVGPVSGMEILAEFRDLETFRNWYNDGQFDKKNLENESTFRKNLRRKLMKNDVILGDNFPNPFVRNAYMNPEVDHDTTNFVWGIPDLDQLRSYLHSNLGWPSEKSDEVLGPLIRELNKRKTTGAQTTLGEFFPTKLVENEKNLKLGKRIKHAAGLLKKQRIR; this comes from the coding sequence ATGGGTGTTCACTCATTATGGGACATAGTTGgtccaacaacaaaaccaGTTAGGTTAGAGTCACTATCTAATAAAAGGATGGCAGTCGACGCATCCATCTGGATTTACCAATTTTTAAAGGCAACACCAGATAACGGCAGTCACAAGTTAAAGAATGCTCATATTTTGGGGTTCTTTAGGCGTATATGCAAAGTGCTTTACTTTGGGATGAAACCtgtatttgtttttgatgggGGTGCTCCACCGTTAAAGAGAGAAACCATCCGCCAGAGGCGGGAAGCCAGACAAGGTAAACGGGCAGATGCAGCTGTTACAGCTCAAAAGTTACTGGCCTTACAGATATATAAGCAACAAGATGAGAAAACTACTGGTAGCCCAAAGAAGAATCATGTGGGGGGTGTTTTGTTCCGTCCTGCCGATGAGTATGAGTTGCCCCAGATTCCAGGCTTTGTTTATGACGAGAAAGATACACGTATATCAGCCGCTGAGGACATTAAGACCGTAATGGATCATAGTGATGAGTTAGACGGGATCGATTTAACATCTATTAATCCTGCATCTAAGGAATTTGATGAGCTTCCGAAGTCTACTCAATATTTAGTCCTTTCTGTGCTCAGATTGCGTTCCCGTCTAAGAATGGGATACACGAAAGAACAATTAGAAGAGCTCTTCCCCAACAGCAtggatttttcaaagtttcAGATTGACATGGTCAAGAAGAGAAACTTCTTTACCCAGAAGCTGATGAACATAACAGGTATAAATGATGGAGGCAGCTTGGAAACTAATGAGGTTATCAGCAGAATATCAGGACAAAGAGATACAGAATACAAGCTTATCAAAACTGAAACTGGTTGGGCTATGAGCTTAGGGCCCCAGGATGGTTCAGAGGTAAGTAAGgccattattattgatgatcaAAATGTTACGCCTTCCCGCAGGGGTATTGCTAAGGAACAACAGGATGATAACAATGAAAGCGAAGAAAGTATCGAATGGGAAGACATTAATGTAAATAtaggaaagaaaaaagaacagtTGGACTATTCAATGAAAGCATCGATATTACCTCCACTTTTGCAAGAAAATAGTGCAGTTGGTAGCCAGTCTTTCTTGGACAAAAGAGGTAACCTGACTACACCTTCAAAACAATCAAAAAGGAATCCTGTGCGCTATACTGAAAGTAGTGACGAAGAttcagatgaagaatacaTAAAACAGattgaagaaatggaaGCGATTGAAGCTATGCAGAGATCTCAAGCTCTAAGAAATACGAACCTACAACGAAAATCGATATCAGAAATTGGCgacaaaaatattcagGAACGTGATATTTCTAATGACACTCATTACCAAGAAATTCAAATTGCAGCAGGAAAAACATCAAACACAACTAAATTTCAATCTGAGTCTAAGATAATCGACAAATTGTATCATGTTAATGAGGAGAACGAAGCTTCACATCAACAGCCGCCCGCATCTAAAATATCGCAACAAGTTGTTGGTAATCTAACAAGTGgatcaaaaaaagagagGGATGAACTTTCTGAGATTTCAGGCTTACATTTGGATGGCAAttcttttctctttgaCGTTGATGAGCCAGAATTACCGTCACGAAAAGAAGGTTCAAAGaacacaaaaaaaacagTGGAGACACCACTATGGTTCCAATCGCACAATGATCCTAGCTCAAACAATCATTACTTGAAAGATTCTTTTGTAAAAGACAAGGTGGCAAATCCTAGTGCTATAACcgaagatgaaaaattccGTTTATATACGGGGCATCGGGCTCGAGAAttaattgaagaagttacCAATCCTGTGGATTTAGAAATAGAGGAGGTTGACGTATCAGAGCCAGAAATCCTAAAAGAACTACCTGTAGCAGATACCGATCAGAGAAAAggtgatgttgatgatCCCAACAAGTCAATGGATCAAACTTTATTACCCAAAACAGGTACAAATATTCATGAGCCATTTTTAGATTACTACttttcagaagaagaagaagaagaattagcTAAACAATTGGTAAGTGAGCAAGAAGGTTataataacttcaaaaagaCGCTAAATCCAGATATAGTATCAAATGCTTTTATTGAAGACGAGCTATACAAACAATACCAAAAGGATATGAGTGCTGCAGATGAAGTAACTGTTGAAATGGTTACCCAAATACAGGAACTTTTGACCAGGTTTGGCATCCCGTATGTTACAGCTCCCATGGAAGCGGAAGCACAATGCGCAGAGTtattgaaattgaaattgGTTGATGGTATCATTACGGATGATAGTGATATATTCCTCTTTGGTGGTTCAAACGTGTATAAAAACATGTTCTATGAGAAGGCTTTTGTAGAATATTATTCTAGTGATTCTATTTCATTGAATTTGGGCTTGAATAGGGACATGCTTATCTCACTTGCAGAGTTATTAGGAAGTGATTACACTACAGGAGTCAAAGGTGTGGGACCTGTATCTGGAATGGAAATATTGGCTGAATTTAGAGATTTAGAAACGTTCCGCAATTGGTACAATGACGGCCAATTTGATAAGAAGAATCTAGAAAACGAATCAACCTTTAGAAAGAACCTCCGTAGAAAGCTGATGAAGAACGATGTCATTTTGGGTGATAATTTCCCAAACCCTTTCGTTCGAAATGCATATATGAACCCTGAAGTGGATCATGACACCACAAACTTTGTATGGGGGATCCCAGACCTGGATCAACTGCGAAGTTATCTTCATTCGAACCTGGGCTGGCCAAGTGAAAAGTCTGATGAAGTTTTGGGTCCATTAATTAGAGAACtcaacaaaagaaagacCACAGGGGCCCAAACCACTTTGGGAGAGTTCTTCCCTACAAAGCTGGTTGAAAATgagaaaaatttgaaattggGTAAAAGGATCAAACATGCTGCAGGCCTAttaaagaagcagcgaatcaggTAA